From one Deinococcus sp. YIM 134068 genomic stretch:
- a CDS encoding glutaredoxin domain-containing protein, which produces MIKMYTTTWCPDCHAAKRALSNKGIAYEEINIERDEGAAEYVMSVNGGRRSVPTLVSGDVAHSLSGFRPQKLDAFLAAAGL; this is translated from the coding sequence ATGATCAAGATGTACACGACGACCTGGTGCCCCGACTGCCACGCGGCCAAGCGTGCCCTGAGCAATAAGGGGATTGCCTACGAGGAGATCAACATCGAGCGGGACGAGGGGGCCGCCGAGTACGTGATGAGCGTGAACGGCGGGAGGCGCTCCGTGCCCACCCTCGTCAGCGGGGACGTGGCCCACAGCCTCAGCGGCTTCCGCCCGCAGAAGCTCGACGCGTTCCTGGCCGCCGCCGGGTTGTAG
- a CDS encoding DUF805 domain-containing protein, whose amino-acid sequence MGLVSLVLTVVYGLAVLLPSLAVGVRRLHDTGRPGWWLLIGLVPFVGGIVLLIFYVLDSQPGSNTWGPNPKGVGGTAGAAAW is encoded by the coding sequence CTGGGACTGGTGAGCCTCGTGCTGACGGTGGTGTACGGGTTGGCCGTTCTGCTGCCCTCGCTGGCAGTGGGGGTGCGTCGTCTCCACGACACGGGGCGGCCCGGCTGGTGGCTGTTGATCGGGCTGGTGCCCTTCGTCGGCGGAATCGTCCTGCTGATCTTCTACGTCCTCGACAGCCAGCCGGGGTCGAACACGTGGGGACCGAACCCGAAGGGCGTGGGGGGAACGGCGGGCGCGGCGGCCTGGTAG